A single window of Mycobacterium sp. ITM-2016-00318 DNA harbors:
- a CDS encoding malate dehydrogenase, protein MSTSPLKVAVTGAAGQICYSLLFRLASGSLLGPDRPVELRLLEIEPALKALEGVVMELDDCAFPLLSGVEIGADANKIFDGVNLALLVGARPRGPGMERGDLLEANGAIFTAQGKALNSVAADDVRIGVTGNPANTNALIAMANAPDIPQERFSALTRLDHNRAISQLARKTGAKVTDIKKMTIWGNHSATQYPDVFHAEVGGKNAAEVVKDQDWIENDFIPTVAKRGAAIIDARGASSAASAASATVDAARDWLLGSPKDNWVSMAVVSDGSYDVPEGLISSFPVTTKDGNWSIVEGLEIDDFSRGKIDKSTAELADERNTVKELGLI, encoded by the coding sequence GTGAGCACATCTCCCCTCAAGGTCGCGGTCACCGGAGCCGCCGGCCAGATCTGCTACAGCCTGCTGTTCCGCTTGGCGAGCGGCTCGTTGCTCGGGCCTGACCGCCCGGTCGAGCTGCGTCTGCTCGAGATCGAGCCTGCACTGAAGGCGCTAGAGGGTGTCGTGATGGAGCTCGACGACTGCGCGTTCCCGCTGCTGTCCGGCGTCGAGATCGGCGCGGACGCCAACAAAATCTTCGACGGCGTGAACCTCGCCCTGCTGGTCGGCGCACGGCCGCGCGGCCCCGGCATGGAGCGCGGCGATCTCCTCGAGGCCAACGGCGCGATCTTCACGGCGCAGGGCAAGGCGCTCAACTCGGTGGCCGCCGATGACGTCCGTATCGGGGTGACCGGTAACCCCGCCAACACCAACGCGTTGATCGCGATGGCCAACGCGCCCGACATTCCGCAGGAGCGGTTCTCCGCGCTGACCCGCCTTGACCACAACCGGGCGATCTCGCAACTGGCCCGCAAGACCGGCGCGAAGGTCACCGACATCAAGAAGATGACGATCTGGGGCAATCACTCCGCCACCCAGTACCCCGACGTGTTCCACGCCGAGGTCGGCGGCAAGAACGCCGCCGAGGTCGTCAAAGACCAGGACTGGATCGAGAACGACTTCATCCCGACCGTCGCCAAGCGCGGCGCGGCGATCATCGATGCGCGCGGCGCCTCGTCGGCGGCCTCGGCCGCGTCGGCCACCGTCGACGCCGCCCGCGACTGGCTGCTCGGCAGCCCGAAGGACAATTGGGTCTCGATGGCAGTGGTCTCCGACGGCAGCTACGACGTTCCCGAGGGTCTGATCTCGTCGTTCCCAGTGACGACCAAGGACGGCAACTGGTCGATCGTCGAGGGGCTGGAGATCGACGACTTCTCCCGCGGCAAGATCGACAAGTCGACGGCCGAACTGGCCG